Sequence from the Meriones unguiculatus strain TT.TT164.6M chromosome 5, Bangor_MerUng_6.1, whole genome shotgun sequence genome:
TTCTTGACTGTGCATATGTTCCAGAGTTGCTGACTGGAGCTCATCTTCTGAGTGCTTATGGTCACACTCTAAAGAAATGGCAGATAGTCGGCAGGATTTGATTCAGAGTCCAAACtggtaattatttgttctggagATTAATTAAGAACATTTGTCctggccgggcagtggtggtgcatcttttcaatcccagcactcaggaggcaaaggcaggaggatctctgagttctaggtcagtgttgtctacagagtgatttccaggacagccaggactacatagagaaaccctaacttgaaaaaccgagagagagagagagagagagagagagagagagagagagagagagagaaacgaggaggaggaggcagaggtaagaggggcagggagggggagagagacagacagaaagagacatagagaatgaATGATTAATGACTGAATGAAAAAGAGAGTGAATGACTACTTGGCCAGCAATGAAGAGGGCAGTGAGATAAATGACCCTGTGCACGTGGGTCTGACAATCAAGTGAGATGCAGCTATTACCCCTGAATAAACGAAACATGTGGATCAGGAGAGGTTAATTTTTTATAACTTGTGGAAATGTTTAATGTACAAGAaagtttgtattttgagacaggcctacAATGGTCTGCACAGTTCAGTTTTGCATGGGAAGCATCAGGACAGTGGGGACAATGGGGACTATGGGGATGGCCTCAAGGGAGTCTGAGATGGAGCTGAGTTCTTTTTGGATGAGGTGGAATTGGGATGAATTGACATCTTGTTGCCATCTCAGTGTTGGGGGGTAATGCTTCATTACCAGTATTTGtaatgaagagttttctcttttctcctcagatttttggtacttcaaataaacacacatacaatgaataaagccagcatactccacactaacacaaacattaaaatcaccttgttctctgaaatgagtgttgggatctcagccaacagcatccTTTTCGTCTTCCATCTCTGTATGCTCATTGGTGCGCACAGGCCTAAGCTCATTGATCTCGCCATTGGATTCTTGACCCTGACCCAACTACTGATGCTGCTAACTATGGGACTCATAGCTGCAGACATGTTTATGTCTCAGGGGAGGTGGGACCCCACCACATGCCAATCCCTTATCTATCTGCACAGGTTCTTGAGGGGCCTCTCCCtttgtgctgcctgtctgctgaatgtcctctggaccatcatcctcagccctagaagctgctgcttagacaagtttaaacataaatttGCCGCTGACATCTCCTGCaccctttttctttgtgttctctacatgtcttttagcagttacctcCTGGTATCAATAAGTGCCATCCCCAATTCGACC
This genomic interval carries:
- the LOC132654047 gene encoding vomeronasal type-1 receptor 44-like; the encoded protein is MNKASILHTNTNIKITLFSEMSVGISANSILFVFHLCMLIGAHRPKLIDLAIGFLTLTQLLMLLTMGLIAADMFMSQGRWDPTTCQSLIYLHRFLRGLSLCAACLLNVLWTIILSPRSCCLDKFKHKFAADISCTLFLCVLYMSFSSYLLVSISAIPNSTSDNFMYVTQSCSLLPLSYSRQNTFSTLVVFREAFLISLMVFSSGYMVTLLYRHMKQARHLHSTKLSPKASPERRATRTILLLMSFFVVLYILDSVIFHTRMKFKDGSLFYYIQILVSHGYATVSPLVFICTEKRITKFLRSLWDRKLNI